A part of Antechinus flavipes isolate AdamAnt ecotype Samford, QLD, Australia chromosome 6, AdamAnt_v2, whole genome shotgun sequence genomic DNA contains:
- the LOC127541802 gene encoding sideroflexin-2-like, with the protein MESHLNSFDIDAPRWDQTTFMGRLKHFFNITDPRTIFASEQMLDWAKIMVENSRRGTVPPGTNLEQLLYAKKLYDSAFHPDTGEKMNLIGRMSFQLPGGMALTGCLLHFHRTLPAVVFWQWVNQSFNALVNYTNRNAASPISVRQMAVAYVTATSTALGTALGLTLYTKKAPRLVARWIPFAAVAAANCVNIPMMRQQELINGIVVTDADSRELGQSRRAAAVGISQVVISRITMAAPGMILLPILMQRLERLDFMKKIQVLHAPLQVLLAGGFLVVMVPVACALFPQRCEMLVSHLEDELQEAVRAKRGDITFVYFNKGL; encoded by the coding sequence ATGGAGTCACATTTGAACAGTTTCGACATTGACGCTCCCCGGTGGGACCAGACCACCTTCATGGGCCGCCTGAAACATTTCTTCAACATCACGGATCCTCGGACGATTTTCGCTTCGGAGCAGATGCTCGATTGGGCCAAGATAATGGTTGAAAATAGCCGGCGCGGGACCGTGCCTCCGGGCACCAACCTGGAGCAGCTGCTGTACGCCAAGAAGCTCTACGACTCAGCCTTCCACCCGGACACCGGGGAAAAGATGAACTTGATCGGGCGGATGTCCTTCCAGCTGCCGGGAGGCATGGCCCTCACGGGCTGCCTGCTGCACTTCCACAGAACGCTGCCCGCCGTGGTTTTCTGGCAGTGGGTCAACCAGTCCTTCAACGCGCTCGTCAATTACACCAACCGCAACGCGGCCAGCCCCATCTCGGTCCGGCAGATGGCAGTAGCCTACGTCACCGCCACCAGCACCGCCCTGGGCACCGCCCTGGGGCTGACCCTGTACACCAAGAAGGCCCCGCGGCTGGTGGCCAGGTGGATCCCCTTCGCCGCCGTCGCCGCCGCCAACTGCGTGAACATCCCCATGATGAGGCAGCAGGAGCTCATCAACGGCATCGTGGTGACCGACGCCGATTCCCGGGAGCTGGGCCAGTCCCGCCGAGCCGCGGCCGTGGGCATCTCCCAGGTGGTCATCTCCCGCATCACCATGGCGGCTCCCGGGATGATCCTGCTCCCGATTCTCATGCAAAGGCTGGAGCGGCTGGACTTCATGAAGAAGATTCAGGTGCTGCACGCCCCTCTGCAGGTGCTGCTGGCAGGGGGCTTCCTCGTCGTCATGGTCCCCGTGGCCTGTGCCCTCTTTCCGCAGAGGTGCGAGATGTTGGTCTCGCATCTGGAAGACGAGCTCCAAGAGGCCGTCAGGGCGAAGCGTGGAGACATAACTTTCGTCTACTTCAACAAAGGCCTCTGA